Below is a genomic region from Jiangella gansuensis DSM 44835.
ATGCACTGGAGATCCTCGAGGACACCTTCGACCCGCGGTACGAGGTCACTCTAGCCAAGTCCGGCGACGCCGACCGTACCGGCGTATTCACCGGCAGTCGGCGAAGCGGGTTCTCCGGGTACTCGGCGTACGGCCACAGGCCTACCAAGCCGAAGCCGTATGCCGTGTACTGCCCCAGGTGTGGGCGCACCTTCCGCAGGAGCACCAGCTCGCTCCGCCTGAACGCGCACAACGACTCCTACAGCAACCGGTGCAGCGGCCGATCCGGGCGCCGGGCTTAGTCGCAGCTCGGGCGAGCCTCGGTACGCCGCATCACCCGGCTGCAAGGACGACGAGGCGGACGGCCACGGCACGAGGTCTCCGCGTGCCTCGACCTTGTGCTGGCGGGGTTACCGACTGCGCTGAAGGGTGCGAGTCATTCTGGGCGGAGTGACGCACTGTCACTGAGGTCCCGGTTGCATGGCCCAAGCCTTGGGGCGCGTCCTCGTGTGCGTCTGGGCTACGGCACAGTGCGGCAGTCGAAGGCGTCAGATCCAGTGCACAACGCGGGCGCGGCGTCGTACGAGGAAACAGAGACCATGGCTGGGTACAGGGACGGCTGTGGCGGGGTCGCCGTTCTAGCGGGCAGCTCAGGTGGTCCTCTGGCGCTGCCGCTCGCCGTCGACGACGACGGGTGCCCGTCGGCGAGGCCGAACAGCACTGCGGGCCAACGGCGTCACCGCCCACCCGATGCTGTCGCCCGACGGGTCGCTCTGGGGCTGAACGGTCGGTTCAGATCGTGTTGCGATCGCCGGTCGACGGGTCGGAGTTGAGCATTGACCGTGCGATACCGATTTCGTCGGTCAGTGCCCGAAGCAATTCCGGCGCATGGGCCGCCACAACCGCCCAGACGATGTCGTCGTCGACAGTCCAGTAGTTGTGGGCGATGCGGTTGCGCATACCCCTGATGAGCTTCCACGGGACGGCCGGATGAGCATCCAGCCAGTGCTGGCCAAGGCGTTCGAGATCGGCAGCCAGACGGATGACGTTGTATTGGCAGGCGCGCGCCACCGCGATATCCGTGCTGTAGGCGCTTCGGCCGCGCTTGGCCAGCTGGGTCATCTCGGTCAGGGTTGCATCCACGTACAACAGTCGTTCAGCAGTGCGTTCGTCCATCTCAGGCCGCGACAACCAGTGGCTTGCGGTGCCGGTTGACGCCTCGCCGGAGAAGGTCGTTCGACGTCAACTCTGTTGTGGTGACGATCTCGACCGGGCATCCGAGCACGGCGGACAGCTCCTCGTCCAGGCCGATGATGTCGACCACCGATGCGTCCGGCGTGAGCTCGACCAACAGGTCGAGGTCCGAGTCCGGACGATCGTCGCCTCGTGCGACCGATCCGAACACCCACACTCCGGCGATGGGGAAGCGTGCCAGCACGTCTCCGACGGCGCGACGATGGCGCTCGAGCAACGTGGACGGCCGGATGGTGTTCACCAGGCGGCTCTCGAGGCTGAAGCCGGCGGCGTCCAGCAAGCACTCGAGCATCGCGACCGACGGCTGGCGCCGGCCCGACTCGATCGCTGCCACCGTCGACTGAGGAACGCCCGCCGCGCGTGCGAGCTCCCGCTGCGTCACGCCACGGCGTCGACGTGCACCGGCTACCAACGCCGCGGCCGTGCCGCGCTCGCTGGCGTCCATGGCATCCTCAGCCTGCGCCATACGGGCCATGATAGCGAATCCGCCGTCAAGCTCACCGGGGGAGCGGGGCGGCGGAGGTGCGCTGGACCAGCTCGGCCGGGCGGGTGAGGAGGATCGGGTCGGCGTCGGCACCGCCGGTGGGGAGGATGCGCCGCAGCAGCAGCTGGGTGGCCTGTTCGCCGACGCGGACCACGTCGCTGTCGATGGTGGTGAGGCCGATGCCCGGCAGTTGGCCGACGGTGACGTTGTCGAATCCGACGATGGACACGTCGCCCGGCACGGTCAGCCCGAGGTCCGCGCACGCGATCAGGCCGCCGAGCGCCATGGTGTCGGTGGCGAAGAAGATCGCGCTGGGCGGTCGTTCGACGTCGAGCAGCCGGCGGGTGGCGGCGCGGCCGCCCTCGATGGTGGACGGGGTGGTTGCCAGGGGCAGGTCCACCTGACCGGTGAGGTCCGCGGTCTCCAGTTCGAAGCCGCGGCGGCGGTCGGCGAACGGTTTCACCGTCGCCTCGCCGGCGACGTGGGCGATGTGCCGGTGGCCCAGGTCCCGCAGGTGGCGCACGGCGGTCCGGGCGCCGGCGAGGTTGTCGACGACCACTGTGTCGGCCACCAGCTCCGGCAGGTCGCGGCTGGCCAGCACGATGTGGATGCCGCGCTGACGCAGGTACTCGATGTTGTCGCTCTCGGAGCGCACCGCGACGAGCACCACGCCGTCGACGCGGCGGTGTGCCATGGAGCGGATGATGTCGAGCTCGCGGGACGGGTCGTCGCCGGAGCTGCCGAGCACGAGCGTGTAGCCGGCGGCTTCGGCGGCGGCCTGGATGCTGTCGACGAGCTCGGGGTAGAACTGGCTGCGGATGTCGGCGACGACCAGCCCGATGGTGCTGGTGGCGCCGCGGGTCAGCCCGCGGGCCAGCGGGCTGGGCTGGAAGTCGAGGTCCTGGATGGCTGCCCGGATGCGCTCCCGGGTGGCCGGAGCCATGGCGTAGCCGTGTGCCCGGTTGAGGTACTTCGAGACGGTCGCCTTCGTGACGCCGGCACGTTCGGCGACGTCGTTGATGGTGACCCGATGGCGTCCGGGCTCGGCGTCGTCGCGCATGGTCATCACGCTACTGAAAGTACAAGGGGTCCATGGTCGCGACGTCGCCGGTGAGCACGTCGAACGGGATCTGGTCGAGCACGTCGCGGCGGACGTCGACGCCGGGCGCGACCTCCAGCAGCCGCAACCCGTCGGCGGTGAGGTCGAACACCGCCCGTTCGGTGACGTAGCGGACCCGCTGGCCGCGGGCGACGGACTCGCGGGCGCTGAACGTCACCTGGGTGACCTCCTTGACGAACTTGGCGTGCCGGCCCTCCGCCTCGACGTGCAACTCGCCGCCGCCCACCCGCACCGCCAGACCGCCGGCGGTGAACGTCCCGCAGAACACGACGGTGCCGGCGTTCTGGCTGATGTCGACGAAGCCGCCGGTGCCGACGACGCGGTCGGCGAACTTCGAGACGTTGACGTTGCCGGCCGCGTCGATCTGGGCGAAGCCGAGGAACGCGATGTCGAGTCCGCCGCCGTCGTAGAAGTCGAACTGTGCCGGCTGGTCGAGGATCGCCTCCGGGTTGGTGGCGACGCCGAAGATGACGCCGCGGGCCGGGATGCCGCCGACGGCGCCCTGCTCGATGGTGGCGGTGAAGTCGTCGAGCCGGCCCTCCTCGGCCGCGACCGACGCGATGCCGTCGGCGATGCCGACACCGAGGTTGACGACGTCGCCGGGCCGCACCTCGGCGAGGGCGCGCCGGGCCACCACTTTCCGCGCGTCGAGCGGGAACGCCGGCAGGGTGGAGACCGCGGCCCGGACCTCGCCGGAGAACGCCGGGTTGTACTCGTGTGTCACCACCTGCCGCTGCGCCGGGTGGTGCACGACGACGTCGACGCAGATGCCGGGGACGGCGACCAGCCGCGGGTCCAGCGTCCCGGCTTTCGCCACGTTCTTCACCTGCGCGATGACGGTGCCGCCGCGGTTGCGGGTGGCCTGCGCGATGGCCAGCATCTCCAGCCGGGCACCCTCCTGCGCGAAGGAGATGTTGCCGCGCTCGTCGGCGGTGGTGCCGCGGATGAAACACACGTCGAGGTCGAACCCGGGGTAGAACAGCCACTCGCGGCCGGCCAGCTCGACCACCTCGACCCGGGTCTGCGGGCTGACGTCGTTGAGCCGGCCGGCCTCCAGCCGCGGGTCGCAGAACGTGCCGAGCCCGACGTGGGTGACGACGCCCGGGCGCCCGGCCGCGATCTCCCGGAACAGCTGGCTCATGACGCCCTGCGGGAAGTTGTACGCCTCGAACTCGCCGGCCACGGCCATCGCGCTCATCGCCGGGGCCATGCCCCAGTTTCCGGCGACGACGGAGCTGACCAGCCCGCGCTGGGCGAGGTGGTCCATCCCGCCGCCCCGCCGGTCGCCGATGCCGGTGGTGTGCACGAGGTGCAGGCCGCGCGGTGACCCGGTCTCGCGAAAACGGCGGCCCAGCGCCGCCAGCAGTGCATCCGGCTCCAGCAGCCCGCCGCCGGAGCCGCCGATCGCCAGCGTCTGCCCGTCGTGGACCAGCTCGGCCGCGGCGGCCGCGGAGAGGAACCTGATCTGCCGCCTGGTCATGCCATCACGCCGCCGCCGTTGAGGTGCAGCGTCTGCCCGTGCAGTAGCTCCGCGCCCGGCCCGGCGAGGAACACGACGGCGGGGCCGATCTCCTCCGGAGCACCGAGCCGGCCGACGACGGAGTCGCGGGTGCGTTCATGGACCCACTCGCGGGTCGCGTACGGCTGGACCATCGGGGTGTCGATCGGCCCGGGCGCGATGGCGTTCACCCGCACCCGCGGCCCGGTCTCCCGCGCCAGCGCCTTGGTGAAACCGAGCACGCCCGCCTTCGCGGTGGCGTAGGCGACGTAGTCGACCGCGCCCTTGAACGCCAGCTGGGAGGAGACGTTCACGATCCGCCCGTGTCCGGCGAGCATGCCGGGCAGGACGTGCCGGGTGACGACGAAGACGCCGTCCAGGTCGACGCCGAGGGTGCGGCGCCAGTCGTCCATTCCGGAGTCGACGATCCGCCGCGGCTCCATGAACCCGGCGTTGTTGACCAGGACGGTGATGGTGCCGAGCCGGGTCGCGACGGCGTCCACCGCGGATGCCACCTGGTCCCACGACGTCACGTCCGCCGCGACGGTGGTGGTGCGGACGCCGTGGCCGGCCAGCTCCTCGGCCAGCGCCGACGCCTCGTCCGGCAGGTCGAGGTGGTGGACGGCGACGTCGGCACCGGCTCGGGCCAGGTCGCGGCAGATCGCCGCGCCGAGCGCCCCGGTCGCCCCGGTCACCAGGGCCACCTCGCCGGCCAGCGGTCGTGTCCGGTTCATGCGCACACCTCCTCGGCGCCGTCGCCGACGAACGCCGTCAGCGGCTCGCCGCGGGCCCACTGGCGCAGCGCGCGGCGGCCGAGCATGGTCTCGTGGATCTCGCTGGTGCCATCGAAGATCTGGGTCACCTTGGCGTCGCGGTGCATACGGTTGACGTCCTCGTCGGCGACGACGCCGAGCGCGCCGTGGATCTGCATGGCCTCGTCGGTGTGCCGGCGGGCGGCGTCGGAGGCGAACATCTTGGCCATGGAGACGACGTCCTGGTCGCCACCGCCGCCGCCGGCGAAGGACTTCGCGGCCCGCCGGGTCAGCTCGCGGGCGGCGCGGTAGTCCGCGGCCATCCGGCCCACCTTGCGCTGGATGATCGCGAGGTCGCCGATGGGCCGGCCGAACGCCTGCCGCGTGCTCGCGCGGTCCAGGCTGGCCAGCAGTGCGCCGCGCAGCAGTCCGCATGCGTAAGCCGCGGCGTCGATGCGGGCCATGTTCAGCCCGTCCATCATCCCGGCGAACCCCTCGACGTCGAGCCGGTCGCCGGCCGGCACGCGGACCCCGTCGAACAGCAGCTCGCCGTTCGGCATCCCGCGGAACCCGGACAGGGTGGGCCCGGCGCGGCCGGTCGCCCCCGCTGCGGACATGTCCACGACCAGGGCGACCATGGGTGCGTCGCGGTCGGCCGATCCGACCTTCGCCAGCACGATCGCGAAGTCGGCCACCGGCGCGAACCCGACCCAGCACTTGTGCCCGCTGAGCAGGTAGTCGTCGCCGTCGGGCACCGCCACCGTGGTCAGGGCGCGCACGTCGGTGCCGGCATCGGGCTCGGTGATGGCGAACGACCCGTACGTCCGGCCGGCCAGCGTCGGCTCCAGCCACCGGCCGGCCACGTGCGCCGGCGCGTACTTGGCCAGCAGGTACGCCGAGAGCCGGGAGCCGGCGATGCCGAGCGCCACCGCCGGGCTGTGTACCGCGATGCGCTCGGTGACCTCGCGGGCCAGGTCCATGCGCGACACGTCGAGCGAGCCGGCGCCGTCGTGCACGATCCGCTGCAGGCCGAGCTGCGCGGCCTCGGCGAGCAGGTCGGGGAAGAACGCCGCGTCGGCGTCGATGCGGCGCGCGGCCGGCCGCACCCGCGCTTCGATGAACTCGTCGACGTCCAGGAGGGTCGGGCGAGGCCGGATCGGCGACCCGGATGTCTGCGGCATCACGCCTCCTCGTCGGGTGGGTAGCAGTACAGGATGTGGACGCCGACGAGGCACGGCTCGCGGTCGGAGGTGGACGCCGTCATCGCCGCATACGCCTTGCGCGCGGCAGCGTCGACTCGCTCGACGACGTAGTCGACGGTCACGGTGTCGCCGAGGTACACCGGGCGCAGGAAGCGCACCCGGTCGTAGCCGTAGGAGACGGCGGTGACGTCGTGCGCCGCGCACAGCCTGGCCGCCGCGGTGGATGTCAGCCCGAGGGTCAGCACGCCGTGCGCGATGCGGCGGCCCTGCGGGCGGGCCCGCATGTACTCCTCGTCGACGTGCTGCGGCGCGAAGTCGCCGGTGATGCCGGCGAACAGGCCGACGTCGGCCTCGGTGACGGTCTTGCGGAAGGTGCTGCGCGCGCCCACGGGCGGGAATCCCGGTGTCGTCGTCATCGCCCGGCCCTCCGGTCCGCCGGGGCCTCGACGACGCCGTCGGCCAGCAACTCGTCGACGTCGAGGCCCAGCTCCATCAGCAGCTCGACGGTGTGTTCGCCGAGCAGGGGAGCGGACCGCCTGGCCGGCAGCGGCTGCCCGTCGAGGGTGATCGGGTTGCCGACCAGCTCGACCCGCCCGGCCACCGGGTGCTCCACCTCGAGGCGGCGCTGCTCCCAGCGCACGTACGGGTCGGTGGTCATCTGCCGGTGGTCGTTGACCGGTGCGCACCAGACGCCGGCCGCGTCGAGCGCGTCCAGGACGTCCTGGGTCGGCCGCGTCGCGACCAGGCCGGCCACCAGCGCGTTGAGTTCGTCGCGGCCGGCGGTCGCGGCGGCCTTGTCCGGGAACCGTTCGAGGATCTCCGGCGCCTCCAGCCCGGCTGCCAGGGCCTCCATCGTGGTCAGCGAGATGGCGATGTGCCCGTCGGCGGTGGCGTGCACCCCGTACGGCGCCTCGATGTAGGCGCTGCCGGGCGCCGTCGAGCGGCGCGGCGGCTCGCCGGAGTTCACGGCCGCGACGACCTCCTGCACCGTCTGGTGCAGCATCGCGCCCACAAGGTCGACCTCGACCAGCCGGCCCCGCCCGGTGCGGTCGCGGTCCAGCAGGGCGGCCGTGGCGCCGAGCGCGAGCATCGTCGCCGCGTGCACGTCCGCCACGAAAGGTCCGCACGGCGTGGGGAGGTCGTCGCCGGTGCCGGTGAGCCACAGCGCGCCGGTACGAGCCTGGGCCAGCAGGTCCTGGCCGGGCTTGCGCGGGTCCGGCACGTCAGCGCCGTAGCCGCTGGCGGTGCAGTAGACCAGCCGGGGGTTGAGCTCGTGCGCGCGCTCCCAGCCCAGGCCCAGCCGGTCCATCACGCCGGGGCGGAAGTTCTGGATCAGGACATCGGCCGTGGCCAGCAGCGCCTCGGCCACACGGACACCGGCGGCCGTCTTGAGGTCGACGGCGAGCGAGCGCTTGTTGCGGTTCATGGCCAGGAACTGGGCACTGGTGCCGTCGAGGAACGTGGTACCGGACTGCCGGCCGCGTTCGCCGGTGCCCACCACCTCGACCTTGATGACGTCGGCGCCGAGGTCACCCAGCATCTCGGCGGCCCAGGGCCCCTGCATCATGTGCGCGAAGTCGAGGACCCGGACGCCGGCGAGTGGAAGGGGGTGGGTGGTGCTCACGTCGGTGTTCACGGCGGTGCTCACGTGCAGGCTCACTTCCCGTCGAAGTCCGGTGCGCGCTTCTCCAGGAAGGCGGCCGTGCCCTCCTGGAGGTCATGGGTGGGCAGCGTCTCCTCCACGAGCGCCGTCAGCGCCCGCCGCACCTTCGGCAGCCCGACCGTCACGAGCTCCTCGTTGAGGAACCGTTTGGTCATCCGGATCGCGTGCGGCGAAGCGGCGCGGATGCGCTCGACGGTGGCGGCGACCTCCGACTCCAGGTCCGCGGCGGCGACCACCCGGTTCACGATGCCGAACCGGCGCGCCTCGGCCGCGTCGAGCCGGCCCATCTCGAAGGCCAGCTCGTTGGCGAGCTTGCGGCCGCTGACGTGCGGCGCCACCCCGACCGCGACGGTGGGCCAGGCGCCGATACGTCCCTCCGGCAGGCTGAACGTCGCCTCGTCCGCAGCGACCGCCAGGTCGCTGACCAGCACCAGCTCACAGCCGCCGCCGAACGCCAGCCCGTTGACGGCGGCAATGACCGGGTAGGGGTGGGTGGCGATCGTCTCGATGGTGCCGTACAGCCCGCCGATGAAGAAGTCCATGCCCTGCTCGGCGGTGGCGTGCTCCTGGAAGGTGGCGATGTCGTCGCCGGCGCAGAACGCGCGGCCGCTGCCGGTGAGCACCACCGGACCGGGTGCCTCGTCGGCGGCTCGCCGCAGGTGTCCGGTGATGGCGTGCCACCCGGACAGATCGAGCGCGTTCAGCTTCTCCGGGCGCTCGATCCGGATCCACGCGGTGCCCTCGCGGATCTCGTAGGTCACGTACATGCTCTCCCTTTCCGCTCCCCGTCGGTCGACGGCGTCGTCACTTGATGGCGCCCGCGCCCCAGCCCGCGACCAGGTAGCGCTGGACGAACAGGAACGCGATGAGGACCGGGACGTTGATCAGGACCGCGGCGGCCATCAGCAGCGGCCAGTCCTGCAGGCTGGCGTTGTAGAGGTCGTGCAACGCGATCGGCAGCGTCTTCAGGTGCTCCTGGGTGATGAGCACCCGCGCGAACAGGTAGTCCTCCCAGGCCAGCAGGAACGTGAAGACCGAGACGGCGATGAGCCCCGGCGCGGCCTGCGGCAGCACGACGTACCAGGCGCTCTTGACCCGGTTGGCCCCGTCGACGAACGCCGCCTCCTCCAGCTCGGCCGGGATGGCGCGGAAGAACGGCTGCAGCAACCACAGGCTGAACGGGACGCCGAACGAGGCGTAGGCGAGGATCATCCCGAGGTAGTTGTTGATGAGCCCGGCCTCGCGGAACATCCCGTACAGCGGTACGACGATGACGATCGGCGCGAACGTGTAGGCGTAGAGGATCGCGGTGCTGAACGCCCTGCTGCCGGGGAAGGGGAAGCGCGTCAGGCCGTAGGCGGCCAGTGCCGAGACCGCCACCGAGACCGCGGTCGCGCCGGTGGCGATGATGAGGCTGTTCTTGGCGTACGTGAGGAAGTTCGTCGTCTCGAACAGCCGCTGGAAGCCGCCGAAGTCCGGTGCGGTGGTGAAGAACGTCGGCGGGAACGAGAACAGCTCGGTCCCGGGCTTCACCGAGGTGAGAGCCATCCAGTAGAACGGGAATCCGTTGACGGCGACGAGCAGGACGATGCCGATCAGCAGGTACCAGCGGACCCTGGCGACGCGGTGCAGTGCGGCGGTCATGCCGTCTCCTCCCTCTGCCGGTACAGCGTTCGCAGGTAGACGGTCGTGAAGATCATCAGCAGGACGAACAGGATCATGGCGACGGCGGCACCGGAACCCAGCCGGGCCTCGCCGAAGATGCGCTGGAACGTCAGGACCGGCAGGGTGCGCACCTCGGTCCCGGTTCCGGCGAAGAGATACACCACGTCGAACTTGGTGAACATGAACATGAAGCGCAGCAGGATCAGGGTGTAGAGCACCGGCTTCAGCTCCGGCAGCACGATGTTCCAGAAGCGGCGCCACGCCCCGGCACCGTCGACGGTGGCGGCCTCCACTGTCGACGGGTCGATGGTCTGCAGCCGGGCCAGCACGCTGATCACGATGAACGGTGTGAACATCCACACCGAGACCGCGATCAGCGACCAGAAGATCAGGTTCGGGCTGAGCAGGTTCGGTGGCTGTGATCCGGGCCAGACCTTGTCGATGAACCAGGAGTAGGCGCCGGTCGTCGGGTCCAGCAGCCACCGCCACACCAGGGCCACCACGATCGACGGGACCATGTACGGCGCGAGCGCCACCAGCCGGACCACGCCGCGGCCGTGGAACTTCTGGTGCAGCAGCAAGGCGATCAGCACACCCAGCACCAGTTGAAGCCCGACGGTCAGCCCGGCGTACCAGACGGTGGTGCGCACGGAATCCCAGAAGTGCGGCGCCCGCAACAGGGCGGCGTAGTTGTCGAACCCGACGGAACCGAACCTCGGCAGGTAGGCATGCGCGTCGGTGAAACTCAGCCGGACCAGGTAGGCAATCGGCGCCGCGATCACGCCGAGCACCAGCAGGAACGCGGGGCTCAGCAGGAGGGCGCCCCAGAACCAGCCAGGCATCCGCGGGCCCTGCGGGCGCGCCAGGGGTCGCCGGCCGGAGCCCGCGTGCGGCGGGCCGCCCGTCGTCGTTCGCGTCAGAGACATCGTTGTTCCCTTCGCGCGTGGTCGGTCGTCGGAGTCGTGGTCAGTCGTCGTAGAGCGGGGAGAGCAGCTCGTCGGCGCGGGCCTGGGCGTCGCGCATGGCCTCGTCGATGTCGGTGTCGTTCTCGACGACCTCCATGACCATGTCGACGAGGATCTCCGAGCCGTACAGGTCGCTGAGGTACGGCAGCTCCAGATCCGAGGGCTGCGTGACCATCAGCGGATACGCCCGGCCGGACTCGAGCGTCGCGCGTTGCTGATCGATCCAGAAGCCCCAGGTGCGCACCTCGGGCAGCGACCGGTAGTCGGGATCGTCGAAGGTGGATGCCCGCACGGGCAACAGCTGGGTGGGCACCGAGCCGATCCAGCGCAGGTAGTTCTGCTTCTCGAAGAAGAACGTCAGGAAGTCCGCGGCCGCCGCGGCGTCGGGGGAGTCGCGGAAGACCACCCACGGTTCGGCATCGAGCTGGGTGATC
It encodes:
- a CDS encoding HepT-like ribonuclease domain-containing protein, whose protein sequence is MDERTAERLLYVDATLTEMTQLAKRGRSAYSTDIAVARACQYNVIRLAADLERLGQHWLDAHPAVPWKLIRGMRNRIAHNYWTVDDDIVWAVVAAHAPELLRALTDEIGIARSMLNSDPSTGDRNTI
- a CDS encoding XRE family transcriptional regulator; this encodes MAQAEDAMDASERGTAAALVAGARRRRGVTQRELARAAGVPQSTVAAIESGRRQPSVAMLECLLDAAGFSLESRLVNTIRPSTLLERHRRAVGDVLARFPIAGVWVFGSVARGDDRPDSDLDLLVELTPDASVVDIIGLDEELSAVLGCPVEIVTTTELTSNDLLRRGVNRHRKPLVVAA
- a CDS encoding LacI family DNA-binding transcriptional regulator, whose amino-acid sequence is MRDDAEPGRHRVTINDVAERAGVTKATVSKYLNRAHGYAMAPATRERIRAAIQDLDFQPSPLARGLTRGATSTIGLVVADIRSQFYPELVDSIQAAAEAAGYTLVLGSSGDDPSRELDIIRSMAHRRVDGVVLVAVRSESDNIEYLRQRGIHIVLASRDLPELVADTVVVDNLAGARTAVRHLRDLGHRHIAHVAGEATVKPFADRRRGFELETADLTGQVDLPLATTPSTIEGGRAATRRLLDVERPPSAIFFATDTMALGGLIACADLGLTVPGDVSIVGFDNVTVGQLPGIGLTTIDSDVVRVGEQATQLLLRRILPTGGADADPILLTRPAELVQRTSAAPLPR
- a CDS encoding acyl CoA:acetate/3-ketoacid CoA transferase translates to MTRRQIRFLSAAAAAELVHDGQTLAIGGSGGGLLEPDALLAALGRRFRETGSPRGLHLVHTTGIGDRRGGGMDHLAQRGLVSSVVAGNWGMAPAMSAMAVAGEFEAYNFPQGVMSQLFREIAAGRPGVVTHVGLGTFCDPRLEAGRLNDVSPQTRVEVVELAGREWLFYPGFDLDVCFIRGTTADERGNISFAQEGARLEMLAIAQATRNRGGTVIAQVKNVAKAGTLDPRLVAVPGICVDVVVHHPAQRQVVTHEYNPAFSGEVRAAVSTLPAFPLDARKVVARRALAEVRPGDVVNLGVGIADGIASVAAEEGRLDDFTATIEQGAVGGIPARGVIFGVATNPEAILDQPAQFDFYDGGGLDIAFLGFAQIDAAGNVNVSKFADRVVGTGGFVDISQNAGTVVFCGTFTAGGLAVRVGGGELHVEAEGRHAKFVKEVTQVTFSARESVARGQRVRYVTERAVFDLTADGLRLLEVAPGVDVRRDVLDQIPFDVLTGDVATMDPLYFQ
- a CDS encoding SDR family NAD(P)-dependent oxidoreductase: MNRTRPLAGEVALVTGATGALGAAICRDLARAGADVAVHHLDLPDEASALAEELAGHGVRTTTVAADVTSWDQVASAVDAVATRLGTITVLVNNAGFMEPRRIVDSGMDDWRRTLGVDLDGVFVVTRHVLPGMLAGHGRIVNVSSQLAFKGAVDYVAYATAKAGVLGFTKALARETGPRVRVNAIAPGPIDTPMVQPYATREWVHERTRDSVVGRLGAPEEIGPAVVFLAGPGAELLHGQTLHLNGGGVMA
- a CDS encoding acyl-CoA dehydrogenase family protein gives rise to the protein MPQTSGSPIRPRPTLLDVDEFIEARVRPAARRIDADAAFFPDLLAEAAQLGLQRIVHDGAGSLDVSRMDLAREVTERIAVHSPAVALGIAGSRLSAYLLAKYAPAHVAGRWLEPTLAGRTYGSFAITEPDAGTDVRALTTVAVPDGDDYLLSGHKCWVGFAPVADFAIVLAKVGSADRDAPMVALVVDMSAAGATGRAGPTLSGFRGMPNGELLFDGVRVPAGDRLDVEGFAGMMDGLNMARIDAAAYACGLLRGALLASLDRASTRQAFGRPIGDLAIIQRKVGRMAADYRAARELTRRAAKSFAGGGGGDQDVVSMAKMFASDAARRHTDEAMQIHGALGVVADEDVNRMHRDAKVTQIFDGTSEIHETMLGRRALRQWARGEPLTAFVGDGAEEVCA
- a CDS encoding MaoC family dehydratase; this encodes MTTTPGFPPVGARSTFRKTVTEADVGLFAGITGDFAPQHVDEEYMRARPQGRRIAHGVLTLGLTSTAAARLCAAHDVTAVSYGYDRVRFLRPVYLGDTVTVDYVVERVDAAARKAYAAMTASTSDREPCLVGVHILYCYPPDEEA
- a CDS encoding CaiB/BaiF CoA transferase family protein; translated protein: MSTAVNTDVSTTHPLPLAGVRVLDFAHMMQGPWAAEMLGDLGADVIKVEVVGTGERGRQSGTTFLDGTSAQFLAMNRNKRSLAVDLKTAAGVRVAEALLATADVLIQNFRPGVMDRLGLGWERAHELNPRLVYCTASGYGADVPDPRKPGQDLLAQARTGALWLTGTGDDLPTPCGPFVADVHAATMLALGATAALLDRDRTGRGRLVEVDLVGAMLHQTVQEVVAAVNSGEPPRRSTAPGSAYIEAPYGVHATADGHIAISLTTMEALAAGLEAPEILERFPDKAAATAGRDELNALVAGLVATRPTQDVLDALDAAGVWCAPVNDHRQMTTDPYVRWEQRRLEVEHPVAGRVELVGNPITLDGQPLPARRSAPLLGEHTVELLMELGLDVDELLADGVVEAPADRRAGR
- a CDS encoding enoyl-CoA hydratase/isomerase family protein codes for the protein MYVTYEIREGTAWIRIERPEKLNALDLSGWHAITGHLRRAADEAPGPVVLTGSGRAFCAGDDIATFQEHATAEQGMDFFIGGLYGTIETIATHPYPVIAAVNGLAFGGGCELVLVSDLAVAADEATFSLPEGRIGAWPTVAVGVAPHVSGRKLANELAFEMGRLDAAEARRFGIVNRVVAAADLESEVAATVERIRAASPHAIRMTKRFLNEELVTVGLPKVRRALTALVEETLPTHDLQEGTAAFLEKRAPDFDGK
- a CDS encoding carbohydrate ABC transporter permease — its product is MTAALHRVARVRWYLLIGIVLLVAVNGFPFYWMALTSVKPGTELFSFPPTFFTTAPDFGGFQRLFETTNFLTYAKNSLIIATGATAVSVAVSALAAYGLTRFPFPGSRAFSTAILYAYTFAPIVIVVPLYGMFREAGLINNYLGMILAYASFGVPFSLWLLQPFFRAIPAELEEAAFVDGANRVKSAWYVVLPQAAPGLIAVSVFTFLLAWEDYLFARVLITQEHLKTLPIALHDLYNASLQDWPLLMAAAVLINVPVLIAFLFVQRYLVAGWGAGAIK
- a CDS encoding carbohydrate ABC transporter permease; this encodes MSLTRTTTGGPPHAGSGRRPLARPQGPRMPGWFWGALLLSPAFLLVLGVIAAPIAYLVRLSFTDAHAYLPRFGSVGFDNYAALLRAPHFWDSVRTTVWYAGLTVGLQLVLGVLIALLLHQKFHGRGVVRLVALAPYMVPSIVVALVWRWLLDPTTGAYSWFIDKVWPGSQPPNLLSPNLIFWSLIAVSVWMFTPFIVISVLARLQTIDPSTVEAATVDGAGAWRRFWNIVLPELKPVLYTLILLRFMFMFTKFDVVYLFAGTGTEVRTLPVLTFQRIFGEARLGSGAAVAMILFVLLMIFTTVYLRTLYRQREETA